The following are from one region of the Thermoproteus uzoniensis 768-20 genome:
- a CDS encoding MFS transporter — MRRLSATYLPVLVARVGSGAGAAVTSFLFPGQELAVGAILAVYPLLEALGSFAAGRYADRFGRRPAMILGYLARLAATALMYPALVWGAGPLAVGALNAASGFFTAFILVSSLAMVTDLTDAGNRGLGMGAFELANLGGYAVGYVIGAALFQTLGGAGSFAVLAAFTAVLTPFVLAMAETAPVKGLSIPLNPFKGLPPTTWPAIPLWFALTTFIGMGIYSGRAIANALSASSRLAHVESGLLLSGALIVVGLGAVLFGRLSDRWGRERTLNLGIAGVMSALAMLALLLGVGLPPLLAVALASPLVFLASAIAPSVLAIVGDRALITMRGTAMGLYSVVLGVGMALGAMVGAASAVALGGLLGIVLAALAIFSTATALYFALKVATARIRRYNGDRPASSPRTERP, encoded by the coding sequence ATGAGGAGGCTCTCGGCGACCTATCTCCCCGTCCTCGTGGCGCGCGTAGGCTCCGGCGCGGGCGCCGCCGTGACCTCCTTCCTATTCCCCGGCCAGGAGCTGGCGGTCGGCGCCATCCTCGCCGTATATCCCCTGCTGGAGGCCCTCGGCTCCTTTGCGGCGGGCCGGTACGCGGATAGGTTCGGCCGGCGGCCCGCCATGATTCTGGGCTACCTCGCCAGGCTCGCCGCCACGGCCCTCATGTACCCCGCCTTGGTCTGGGGAGCTGGCCCCCTCGCGGTGGGGGCGCTCAACGCCGCGTCGGGCTTCTTCACCGCCTTCATCCTGGTGTCGTCCCTCGCCATGGTCACGGACCTGACCGACGCGGGCAATAGAGGCCTCGGCATGGGGGCCTTCGAGCTGGCTAACCTCGGCGGCTACGCCGTGGGCTACGTGATAGGCGCGGCCCTCTTCCAGACGCTCGGCGGCGCCGGCTCTTTCGCCGTGCTGGCCGCCTTCACTGCAGTCCTGACGCCGTTCGTGTTGGCCATGGCCGAGACCGCCCCCGTCAAGGGACTCTCCATACCGCTCAACCCCTTCAAGGGCCTTCCGCCGACCACTTGGCCGGCCATACCTCTCTGGTTCGCGCTGACGACGTTCATAGGCATGGGCATATACTCCGGCCGGGCTATAGCTAACGCCCTCTCGGCCTCGTCCAGGCTCGCGCACGTCGAGTCGGGCCTCTTGCTCTCCGGCGCGCTTATCGTCGTGGGCCTGGGCGCTGTGCTCTTCGGGCGCCTCTCGGACAGATGGGGCAGGGAGAGGACGCTGAATCTGGGCATAGCCGGCGTCATGTCGGCGCTCGCGATGCTAGCGCTCCTCCTCGGCGTGGGGCTCCCGCCGCTGTTGGCGGTTGCTCTGGCCTCCCCTCTGGTCTTCCTGGCCTCCGCCATAGCGCCTTCCGTCCTGGCGATAGTCGGCGATAGGGCGCTCATAACCATGAGGGGCACCGCCATGGGCCTCTACAGCGTCGTCCTGGGCGTGGGGATGGCGCTGGGGGCTATGGTGGGCGCGGCGTCCGCCGTGGCGCTCGGAGGGCTTCTGGGCATAGTCCTGGCCGCCCTCGCCATATTCTCGACAGCCACGGCGCTCTACTTCGCGCTCAAGGTCGCGACGGCGAGGATACGTAGATATAACGGCGATAGACCGGCGAGCTCCCCGCGTACAGAACGGCCGTGA
- a CDS encoding pyridoxal-phosphate-dependent aminotransferase family protein, with translation MRRYTDRFILTPGPTEIPHRVRAALIRETTNPDLDPGFLDLYNSVRARLKRLVGAEKGDLYIWVGEAMLGLDAAVANTVREGTKVLVIDNGVFGEGFADLVKLYGGRPVTLGLDWRRSADLHAVERALELHKDVEVVTLVHCDTPSALLNDLRELGKVVRSFGPLLVVDSVSAVGATEIKFDDWGIDVLIGGSQKALNVPTGLTIFAASERAWERFKAVGRGSFYLNPMLWKEMLDGRGVFPYTFSDVLLYALDEGLKMIFEEGLDSVYARHEAARRAARAALEAMGLQPYTADVSCTCPTVTAFAPPPGIRPADVRKIAWEKYGVMIAGSWGKLEDSVLRIGHMGVQASYAHLALAFSALGRALADLGYKADVGAALEAIAERF, from the coding sequence ATGCGGCGGTACACCGACAGGTTTATACTGACGCCTGGCCCCACTGAGATACCCCACAGGGTGAGGGCGGCATTGATCAGGGAGACCACGAACCCCGATCTGGACCCCGGCTTCCTGGACCTCTACAACTCGGTGAGGGCTAGGCTCAAGAGACTCGTCGGCGCCGAGAAGGGCGATCTGTACATCTGGGTGGGCGAGGCCATGCTGGGGCTCGACGCGGCCGTGGCCAACACGGTGAGGGAGGGCACCAAGGTCTTGGTCATAGACAACGGGGTCTTCGGCGAGGGCTTCGCAGACTTGGTCAAGCTCTACGGCGGGCGGCCGGTGACCCTCGGCCTCGACTGGCGGAGGTCGGCCGACCTCCACGCGGTGGAGAGGGCGCTGGAGCTGCACAAGGACGTGGAGGTGGTCACGCTGGTCCACTGCGACACGCCGTCGGCTCTCCTGAACGACTTGAGGGAGCTGGGGAAGGTCGTGAGGTCCTTCGGCCCGCTCCTCGTCGTCGACTCGGTCTCCGCCGTGGGGGCTACCGAGATAAAGTTCGACGACTGGGGGATAGACGTCTTGATCGGAGGCAGCCAGAAGGCCTTGAACGTGCCCACGGGCTTGACCATATTCGCCGCCAGCGAGAGGGCTTGGGAGAGGTTCAAGGCGGTGGGCCGCGGCTCCTTCTACCTCAACCCCATGTTGTGGAAGGAGATGCTGGACGGGCGGGGGGTATTCCCCTACACGTTCTCCGACGTGTTGCTCTACGCCCTCGACGAGGGCCTCAAGATGATATTCGAGGAGGGCCTCGACTCTGTCTACGCCAGGCACGAGGCCGCGAGGAGGGCCGCGAGGGCCGCCCTTGAGGCCATGGGGCTCCAGCCGTACACCGCCGACGTCTCCTGCACCTGCCCCACCGTCACGGCGTTCGCGCCGCCTCCGGGCATAAGGCCGGCCGACGTCAGGAAAATCGCCTGGGAGAAATACGGCGTGATGATAGCCGGGAGCTGGGGCAAACTGGAGGACTCTGTGCTCAGAATAGGCCACATGGGCGTCCAGGCCTCCTACGCCCACCTCGCGCTGGCCTTCTCGGCTCTGGGCAGAGCGCTTGCCGATCTGGGCTACAAAGCCGACGTAGGCGCCGCCCTGGAGGCCATAGCGGAGCGTTTCTAG